From the Streptomyces nigrescens genome, one window contains:
- the serS gene encoding serine--tRNA ligase, with protein MIDLRLLREDPDRVRASQRARGEDVDLVDALLSADERRRSSSVRFDELRAEQKSLGKLIPKAAGDEKAELLKKAGELSAAVKAADAAQDEAKEETQALLRKLGNLVHPDVPVGGEEDFRVLETHGTIRDFTAEGFEPKDHLEIGELLGAIDVERGAKVSGSRFYYLTGVGALLELALVNAAIAQATAAGFTPMLTPALVRPRAMEGTGFLGQAAENVYHLEKDDYYLVGTSEVPLAAYHMDEIVDAAKLPLRYAGFSPCFRREAGTYGKDTRGIFRVHQFDKVEMFSYVAPEDAQNEHQRLLDWEKQWLTGLELPFQVIDVATGDLGASASRKFDCEAWIPTQGKYRELTSASNCDEFQARRLSVRMRENVDGKQKVSPLATLNGTLCAVPRTIVAIFENHQQADGSVRVPEVLRPYLGGREILEPVAK; from the coding sequence GTGATTGACCTTCGCCTGCTCCGTGAGGACCCCGACCGTGTGCGCGCGTCCCAGCGCGCCCGTGGAGAGGACGTCGACCTCGTCGACGCGCTTCTCTCCGCCGACGAGCGGCGCAGGTCGTCCAGCGTCCGCTTCGACGAGCTGCGTGCCGAGCAGAAGTCGCTCGGCAAGCTCATCCCCAAGGCCGCCGGCGACGAGAAGGCCGAGCTGCTGAAGAAGGCCGGTGAGCTGTCCGCCGCCGTCAAGGCCGCCGACGCCGCGCAGGACGAGGCCAAGGAAGAGACGCAGGCGCTGCTGCGGAAGCTCGGCAACCTCGTCCACCCCGACGTCCCGGTCGGCGGCGAGGAGGACTTCCGGGTCCTGGAGACGCACGGCACGATCCGTGACTTCACCGCCGAGGGCTTCGAGCCCAAGGACCACCTGGAGATCGGCGAGCTGCTCGGCGCCATCGACGTCGAGCGCGGCGCCAAGGTGTCCGGCTCCCGCTTCTACTACCTCACGGGCGTCGGCGCGCTGCTGGAGCTCGCGCTGGTCAACGCCGCCATCGCGCAGGCCACCGCGGCCGGTTTCACGCCGATGCTGACCCCCGCCCTGGTGCGCCCGCGCGCCATGGAGGGCACGGGCTTCCTCGGCCAGGCCGCGGAGAACGTCTACCACCTGGAGAAGGACGACTACTACCTGGTCGGCACCTCCGAGGTCCCGCTCGCCGCGTACCACATGGACGAGATCGTCGACGCGGCCAAGCTGCCGCTGCGCTATGCCGGTTTCTCGCCGTGCTTCCGCCGCGAGGCCGGCACCTACGGCAAGGACACCCGCGGCATCTTCCGGGTCCACCAGTTCGACAAGGTCGAGATGTTCTCGTACGTCGCGCCGGAGGACGCCCAGAACGAGCACCAGCGGCTGCTGGACTGGGAGAAGCAGTGGCTGACCGGTCTGGAGCTGCCCTTCCAGGTGATCGATGTCGCCACCGGTGACCTCGGTGCCTCCGCCTCCCGCAAGTTCGACTGCGAGGCGTGGATCCCGACCCAGGGCAAGTACCGCGAGCTGACCTCGGCCTCGAACTGCGACGAGTTCCAGGCGCGCCGCCTCTCGGTCCGGATGCGGGAGAACGTCGACGGCAAGCAGAAGGTCTCGCCGCTCGCGACCCTCAACGGCACGCTCTGCGCCGTACCGCGCACCATCGTGGCGATCTTCGAGAACCACCAGCAGGCGGACGGCTCCGTGCGCGTCCCCGAGGTGCTCCGCCCCTACCTGGGCGGCCGGGAGATCCTGGAGCCCGTCGCCAAGTGA
- the pheA gene encoding prephenate dehydratase, protein MSASRYTYLGPEGTFTEAALRTLPEAATRELTPMVSVPAALDAVRAGEAAAALVPIENSVEGGVTTTLDELASGEPLMIYREVLLPIAFALLVRPGTALTDVKTVTGHPVAQPQVRKWLAAQLPEAVWESAASNADGARLVQEGRYDGAFAGEFAAATYGLTPLVTDIHDAQNAATRFVLVGRPARPAAPTGADKTSVVLWLREDHPGALLELLQEYAVRGVSMMRIESRPTGEGIGRYCFSVDCEGHITDRRVSEVLMGLKRVCQEVRFLGSYPRADEVTASVRPEMTDLAFTEASDWLARCMDGRG, encoded by the coding sequence ATGTCGGCCAGCCGCTATACCTATCTGGGCCCCGAGGGCACCTTCACAGAGGCCGCGCTGCGCACCCTGCCCGAGGCGGCGACCCGCGAGCTGACGCCGATGGTGTCGGTGCCCGCCGCCCTGGACGCGGTGCGTGCCGGTGAGGCCGCCGCGGCACTGGTGCCGATCGAGAACTCCGTCGAGGGCGGGGTGACCACCACCCTCGACGAACTGGCCTCCGGCGAGCCGCTGATGATCTACCGCGAGGTGCTGCTGCCGATCGCCTTCGCGCTGCTCGTGCGCCCCGGTACGGCGCTCACCGACGTGAAGACGGTGACCGGGCACCCGGTCGCCCAGCCGCAGGTGCGCAAGTGGCTGGCGGCGCAACTCCCGGAAGCCGTATGGGAGTCGGCGGCCTCGAACGCCGATGGCGCGCGGCTGGTGCAGGAGGGCCGCTACGACGGCGCGTTCGCGGGCGAGTTCGCGGCGGCGACGTACGGCCTCACACCGCTGGTCACCGACATCCATGACGCACAGAACGCGGCCACCCGCTTCGTGCTGGTGGGCCGCCCGGCCCGGCCCGCCGCGCCCACCGGCGCCGACAAGACCTCGGTCGTGCTGTGGCTGCGCGAGGACCACCCCGGCGCGCTGCTCGAACTGCTCCAGGAGTACGCGGTGCGCGGGGTGAGCATGATGCGCATCGAGTCCCGGCCGACCGGCGAGGGCATCGGCCGCTACTGCTTCTCCGTGGACTGCGAGGGGCACATCACCGACCGGCGGGTCAGCGAGGTGCTGATGGGCCTCAAGCGGGTCTGCCAGGAGGTGCGTTTCCTCGGCTCGTATCCGCGGGCGGACGAGGTGACGGCGAGCGTGCGGCCGGAGATGACCGACCTGGCGTTCACCGAGGCGTCGGACTGGCTGGCGCGCTGCATGGACGGGCGGGGCTGA
- a CDS encoding copper resistance protein CopC, with product MVTTGLRPRGSAVLRLLVVALALAGTLIGALGGAAPASAHAALTGSTPAQGSVVDRAPEQVTLTFSEGVAMGDDSIRVLDPQGKRVDDKKLRNLSSDRVVKYGAGLPPGLRDGTYTVAWQAVSADSHPVAGAFTFSVGAPSKTTAPVAQQEAGGGLVGALYGIARYLAYAGFVLLVGGAAFVVACRPTAALVRSVQRLVVYGWALLAGTTVAMLLLRSPYTGSGDLADVFDLGGLQQVLITKPGAALISRLLLLAAAALFVAVLFGAYARAHEPAGADADSEEQARRRKDLTFGLGFGGVIVATGLAATWAMAEHASTGLQPTVAMPVDVLHLLAVAVWLGGLAALVVSLYWGPPVERTAVRRFSRLAFSSVVVLVATGLYQSWRQVGTWQALTDTTYGRLLLVKVALVVVLVGIAWMSRQWTGRLAEVPAAELRAPEEAEKETEQGAEQEAGKGAGKEAGKEDRQEAAKEAEKVTVGASAAAATAGTAPSPAPESGPASKTGPAPESGASPAPDETPATNGTTPTADDAASPAGGTPAPDPARAAQLARQQAALRTARTKRRRDADPERLGLRRSVLAEASVAVVLLVVTTALTATEPARTEAAVKATSGGQSAEAGRPQVLTIPFDTGGPRGKGTARVRLAPGRSGSANTLQLRISDPVGKPMDVPEAKVSFTEKAKKLGPLSVTTRHTGKGQWQASGVQLPVPGKWQLSLVVRTSDIDQVTEIKNVKIGS from the coding sequence ATGGTCACCACCGGGCTTCGGCCGCGAGGGTCCGCCGTGCTGCGCCTGCTGGTCGTCGCGCTCGCGCTGGCCGGGACGCTGATCGGCGCGCTCGGCGGTGCCGCACCGGCCTCGGCGCACGCCGCGCTGACCGGCAGCACCCCCGCGCAGGGTTCGGTGGTGGACCGCGCCCCCGAGCAGGTGACGCTCACCTTCTCCGAGGGCGTCGCGATGGGCGACGACTCGATCCGGGTGCTGGATCCGCAGGGCAAGCGGGTGGACGACAAGAAGCTGCGCAATCTGAGCAGCGACCGTGTCGTCAAATACGGCGCGGGACTGCCGCCGGGGCTCCGCGACGGTACCTACACCGTCGCCTGGCAGGCGGTCTCCGCCGACAGCCACCCCGTGGCCGGTGCCTTCACCTTCTCGGTCGGCGCACCCTCCAAGACCACCGCCCCGGTAGCCCAACAGGAAGCCGGCGGCGGCCTGGTGGGCGCGCTCTACGGCATCGCCCGCTATCTCGCCTACGCCGGGTTCGTACTGCTGGTTGGCGGCGCCGCCTTCGTGGTGGCCTGCCGTCCCACCGCGGCCCTCGTGAGGTCCGTGCAGCGGCTGGTCGTCTACGGCTGGGCGCTGCTGGCCGGCACCACCGTCGCGATGCTGCTGCTGCGCAGCCCCTACACCGGGTCCGGCGATCTCGCCGATGTCTTCGACCTCGGCGGCCTCCAGCAGGTCCTGATCACCAAGCCGGGCGCGGCCCTGATCTCCCGGCTGCTGCTGCTCGCCGCCGCGGCGCTGTTCGTGGCGGTGCTCTTCGGGGCGTATGCACGGGCGCACGAACCGGCGGGGGCGGATGCGGACTCCGAGGAGCAGGCCAGGCGGCGCAAGGACCTCACCTTCGGCCTCGGCTTCGGCGGAGTGATCGTCGCCACCGGGCTCGCCGCGACCTGGGCGATGGCCGAACACGCCTCGACCGGGCTGCAGCCCACCGTGGCGATGCCGGTCGATGTGCTGCATCTGCTGGCGGTCGCCGTCTGGCTCGGCGGGCTGGCGGCGCTGGTCGTGTCCCTGTACTGGGGCCCGCCCGTCGAGCGGACCGCCGTCCGCCGCTTCTCGCGGCTCGCGTTCAGCTCCGTGGTGGTGCTGGTGGCCACCGGCCTCTACCAGTCCTGGCGGCAGGTCGGCACCTGGCAGGCGCTGACCGACACCACATACGGGCGGCTGCTGCTGGTGAAGGTGGCGCTGGTCGTGGTGCTCGTCGGGATCGCCTGGATGTCGCGCCAGTGGACCGGGCGGCTGGCCGAGGTACCGGCTGCGGAACTCCGGGCGCCGGAGGAAGCGGAGAAGGAGACGGAGCAGGGCGCGGAGCAGGAAGCCGGGAAGGGGGCCGGGAAGGAGGCCGGGAAGGAAGACCGGCAGGAAGCGGCGAAGGAGGCGGAGAAGGTGACCGTCGGTGCCTCGGCCGCCGCTGCCACGGCGGGCACGGCCCCGAGCCCCGCCCCGGAGAGCGGTCCCGCCTCGAAGACCGGCCCCGCCCCGGAGAGCGGCGCCTCGCCCGCTCCGGACGAAACCCCCGCCACCAACGGCACCACCCCCACCGCCGACGACGCCGCCTCCCCCGCCGGCGGCACCCCCGCGCCCGACCCCGCCCGCGCCGCCCAACTCGCCCGGCAGCAGGCCGCGTTGCGTACCGCCCGGACCAAGCGGCGGCGTGACGCCGACCCGGAGCGGCTGGGGCTGCGCCGGTCCGTGCTGGCCGAGGCGTCGGTCGCGGTCGTCCTGCTCGTGGTGACCACGGCGCTGACCGCCACCGAGCCGGCCCGTACCGAAGCGGCGGTCAAGGCCACCTCGGGCGGGCAGTCCGCAGAGGCCGGCCGGCCACAGGTGCTGACCATCCCGTTCGACACCGGCGGCCCGCGCGGCAAGGGCACCGCCCGCGTCCGCCTCGCCCCCGGGCGCAGCGGCAGCGCCAACACACTGCAGCTGCGGATCTCCGACCCCGTGGGCAAGCCCATGGACGTCCCCGAGGCGAAGGTCTCCTTCACGGAGAAGGCCAAGAAGCTCGGGCCGCTGTCGGTCACCACCCGGCACACCGGCAAGGGTCAGTGGCAGGCGAGCGGGGTCCAGCTGCCGGTCCCCGGAAAGTGGCAGCTGTCGCTGGTCGTACGGACCTCCGACATCGACCAGGTGACCGAGATCAAGAACGTGAAGATCGGCTCATGA
- the efeB gene encoding iron uptake transporter deferrochelatase/peroxidase subunit gives MSKQNPRKQTAAKQATAKQATAKQPTGGKNPGTRPGTGSAGAGGGRIPAPAAAPAAPAPEADGAAAKEFSRRRLLGTVGAAGAAGLVVGGAGGAAGVSAAQDDAPKALSTLGSTKVPFRPARAGHQAGITTPLQAKGHLVAFDLAPGSDRKDAAALLRRWSRTAEELMAGRAPDADTGVALDAGPSSLTVTFGFGHSFFGRTGLTKRRPLELDPLPDFSADALDPKSSNGDLWIQIGADDALVAFHALRALQKDAAGRARLRWQMNGFNRTPGATAHPMTTRNLMGQIDGTNNPKPSDQDFDERIFVGRDADQAWMRGGSYAVVRRIRMLLDDWEKRSRHDQERVIGRRKDNGAPLTGGSEGTPMRLDANGPDGMPVIPANAHARIAAPESNQGAAMLRRPFSYHDGFREDGAPDAGLLFICWQADPLRAFTQVQRKLDRGDALSPFLRHEASGLFAVPPAAEPGDYVGRPLLEG, from the coding sequence ATGAGCAAGCAGAACCCCCGTAAGCAGACCGCCGCGAAGCAAGCCACGGCGAAGCAGGCCACTGCGAAGCAGCCCACCGGTGGGAAGAACCCCGGCACGCGCCCCGGCACCGGGTCCGCCGGGGCGGGCGGCGGGCGCATACCCGCCCCGGCCGCCGCCCCAGCCGCCCCGGCCCCCGAAGCGGACGGGGCAGCCGCCAAGGAGTTCTCCCGCCGCCGGCTGCTCGGCACCGTCGGCGCGGCAGGCGCGGCGGGGCTGGTCGTCGGCGGGGCCGGTGGCGCCGCCGGGGTCTCGGCGGCGCAGGACGACGCCCCCAAGGCCCTGAGCACCCTCGGCTCCACCAAGGTTCCGTTCCGGCCGGCGCGCGCCGGGCACCAGGCGGGGATCACCACCCCGTTGCAGGCCAAGGGCCATCTCGTCGCCTTCGACCTGGCACCGGGCAGCGACCGCAAGGACGCGGCCGCGCTGCTGCGCCGCTGGTCGCGGACGGCCGAGGAGCTGATGGCCGGGCGGGCCCCGGACGCCGACACGGGGGTCGCCCTCGACGCGGGCCCGTCCTCGCTGACCGTCACCTTCGGCTTCGGCCACAGCTTCTTCGGCCGTACGGGCCTGACGAAGCGGCGCCCCCTGGAGCTCGACCCGCTGCCCGACTTCTCCGCCGATGCCCTGGACCCCAAGAGCAGTAACGGCGATCTGTGGATCCAGATCGGCGCCGATGACGCCCTGGTCGCCTTCCACGCGCTGCGCGCACTCCAGAAGGACGCGGCCGGCCGGGCGCGGCTGCGCTGGCAGATGAACGGCTTCAACCGCACCCCGGGCGCCACCGCACACCCGATGACCACCCGCAATCTGATGGGCCAGATCGACGGCACCAACAATCCCAAGCCGTCGGACCAGGACTTCGACGAGCGGATCTTCGTGGGGCGGGACGCCGACCAGGCGTGGATGCGCGGCGGCTCGTACGCCGTCGTGCGCCGGATCCGGATGCTGCTGGACGACTGGGAGAAGCGTTCCCGGCACGACCAGGAGCGGGTCATCGGGCGCCGCAAGGACAACGGGGCGCCGCTGACCGGCGGTTCCGAGGGCACTCCGATGCGACTGGACGCGAACGGCCCGGACGGGATGCCGGTGATCCCGGCCAACGCGCACGCGCGGATCGCGGCTCCGGAGTCCAACCAGGGCGCGGCGATGCTGCGCCGGCCGTTCTCCTACCACGACGGGTTCCGGGAGGACGGTGCCCCGGACGCCGGGCTGCTCTTCATCTGCTGGCAGGCCGATCCGCTGCGCGCCTTCACCCAGGTGCAGCGGAAGCTGGACCGCGGCGACGCGCTGTCGCCGTTCCTGCGGCACGAGGCGAGCGGACTGTTCGCGGTGCCCCCGGCGGCGGAGCCGGGCGACTACGTGGGCCGGCCGTTGCTGGAGGGCTGA
- a CDS encoding Lrp/AsnC family transcriptional regulator, whose translation MDRANGTGDPGGPTGFDALDHRLIHALQLDGRAPFSRIAAVLGVSDQTVARRYTRHRTHGTLKVLGLPNAQALGEVQWLVRVQCTPDAAVAVAEALARRPDTSWVSLMSGGTEISAVCRAVSSDHSDVLLLQKLPRTPSVIGVTAHCRLHQFYGGPQGLISKSGALTDEQIAALSPPPPDPAAAPVALTDADRRLFDVLARDGRTPLAELAAATGWSPTTVRRRFAELRANGVLYYDVDYDLRQFGYGVMVALWLSVEPARLAAAGEAMAAHPEVAYACATTGPNNLFASVLCRDVGAVYTYLTTRVAALPGVRSMESAPRIRHIKGPGPLFLAGHAAPGRRR comes from the coding sequence GTGGACCGGGCCAACGGCACCGGTGACCCCGGCGGCCCGACCGGCTTCGACGCCCTCGACCACCGGCTGATCCATGCGCTGCAGCTCGACGGCCGGGCGCCGTTCAGCCGGATCGCCGCCGTGCTCGGGGTCTCCGACCAGACCGTCGCCCGGCGCTACACCCGGCACCGCACCCACGGCACGCTCAAGGTGCTGGGCCTGCCGAATGCCCAGGCGCTGGGCGAGGTGCAATGGCTGGTGCGGGTCCAGTGCACCCCGGACGCCGCGGTCGCCGTCGCCGAGGCGCTGGCCCGCCGCCCGGACACCTCCTGGGTCAGCCTGATGTCCGGCGGCACCGAGATCTCCGCGGTGTGCCGCGCGGTGAGCAGCGACCACAGCGATGTGCTGCTGCTGCAGAAGCTGCCCCGCACCCCGAGCGTCATCGGGGTGACCGCACACTGCCGGCTGCACCAGTTCTACGGCGGCCCCCAGGGCCTGATCAGCAAGTCCGGCGCGCTGACCGACGAGCAGATCGCCGCGCTGAGCCCGCCGCCGCCGGACCCGGCCGCCGCCCCCGTCGCCCTCACCGACGCCGACCGCCGGCTCTTCGACGTCCTCGCCCGGGACGGCCGCACCCCCCTGGCCGAACTCGCCGCCGCCACCGGCTGGTCTCCCACCACCGTCCGCCGCCGCTTCGCGGAACTGCGGGCGAACGGTGTCCTGTATTACGACGTCGACTACGACCTGCGGCAGTTCGGGTACGGCGTGATGGTGGCCCTCTGGCTGTCCGTCGAGCCCGCCCGGCTCGCCGCCGCCGGCGAGGCGATGGCGGCACACCCGGAAGTCGCCTACGCCTGCGCCACCACCGGTCCGAACAACCTCTTCGCCTCGGTGCTCTGCCGCGACGTCGGCGCGGTCTACACCTATCTGACGACCCGGGTGGCGGCGCTGCCCGGCGTACGGTCCATGGAGAGCGCACCCCGCATCCGGCACATCAAGGGGCCGGGACCGCTGTTCCTGGCCGGTCACGCCGCCCCGGGGCGCCGCCGGTGA
- a CDS encoding HAD family hydrolase encodes MSSPAPAAGAPLPYKLIATDLDGTLLRSDETVSERTRRALAAATAAGAAHIVVTGRAVPWTRHILDALDYRGLAVCGQGGQVYHAGEHRLLTSVTLDRQLAGLALSKIEAEVGPLYLAASRDGLEGEVLVGPGYRVQEGPLPNVLMDDPGELWAAPINKVYIQHPSLDDDALAQVARQVAGDLVGVTVAGEGIVELLPLGLSKATGLSLAARRLGLTAKETLAFGDMPNDIPMFAWAARGVAMANAHDELKAVADEFTASNEHDGVAVVLERLYLS; translated from the coding sequence GTGAGCTCACCCGCTCCGGCCGCGGGTGCCCCGCTGCCCTACAAGCTCATCGCCACGGATCTCGACGGCACGCTGCTGCGCTCCGACGAGACCGTCTCCGAGCGCACCCGCCGGGCGCTCGCCGCGGCCACCGCGGCGGGCGCGGCCCATATCGTCGTCACCGGCCGGGCCGTGCCCTGGACCCGGCACATCCTCGACGCCCTGGACTACCGGGGCCTGGCGGTGTGCGGACAGGGCGGTCAGGTCTACCACGCCGGTGAACACCGGCTGCTGACGTCGGTGACGCTCGACCGCCAGCTCGCCGGTCTCGCGCTGTCCAAGATCGAGGCGGAGGTCGGCCCGCTGTATCTGGCGGCGAGCCGGGACGGTCTGGAGGGCGAGGTACTGGTCGGCCCCGGCTACCGCGTCCAGGAAGGCCCGCTGCCGAACGTCCTGATGGACGACCCCGGCGAGCTGTGGGCGGCCCCGATCAACAAGGTCTACATCCAGCACCCGAGCCTGGACGACGATGCGCTGGCCCAGGTCGCGCGTCAGGTCGCCGGGGATCTGGTGGGGGTGACGGTGGCCGGCGAGGGCATCGTCGAACTGCTGCCGCTGGGCCTGTCGAAGGCCACCGGGCTGTCGCTGGCCGCCCGCCGGCTGGGCCTCACCGCCAAGGAGACCCTGGCCTTCGGCGATATGCCCAACGACATCCCGATGTTCGCCTGGGCCGCACGCGGTGTGGCGATGGCCAACGCCCATGACGAGCTGAAGGCCGTCGCGGACGAGTTCACCGCCTCCAACGAGCACGACGGTGTCGCGGTGGTGCTGGAGCGGCTCTACCTCTCCTGA
- a CDS encoding copper chaperone PCu(A)C, whose translation MNRRTSLAAALTLTAGLTLAGCGGDSAPKIEVTGAYMPQPVTDQMAGAYFTVKNNGDSADKLTSVTTNLAKDISLHKTVGSKMERVKSLTVPANGTLRLSHGGNHLMFMGLKSKPTKDDVVTVTLHFATADPVRVAVPVKAADYQPKH comes from the coding sequence GTGAACCGCCGCACCTCCCTCGCCGCCGCACTCACCCTCACGGCCGGTCTCACACTGGCGGGCTGCGGTGGGGACAGCGCCCCGAAGATCGAGGTCACCGGCGCGTACATGCCGCAGCCGGTCACCGACCAGATGGCCGGCGCGTACTTCACCGTCAAGAACAACGGCGACTCCGCCGACAAGCTCACCTCGGTCACCACCAACCTGGCCAAGGACATCTCGCTCCACAAAACGGTGGGCAGCAAGATGGAGCGGGTCAAGTCCCTGACCGTCCCGGCCAACGGCACGCTCCGGCTCAGCCACGGCGGCAACCACCTGATGTTCATGGGGCTGAAGAGCAAGCCGACCAAGGACGACGTCGTCACCGTCACGCTGCACTTCGCCACCGCCGACCCGGTCAGGGTGGCGGTCCCGGTCAAGGCCGCCGACTACCAGCCGAAGCACTAG
- a CDS encoding SCO family protein, translated as MRRTTLLASALTAAAALSLTACGGDDSKPAAVVSGGTSAKSIITLDSPMAKPDLVLTDTHGAKYDLLEKTKGHPTLIYFGYTNCPDVCPLTMANIAVAVKQLPKAEQKDLRVVFVTSDPERDTSAALKKWLGGINKDFTGLTGKFDTIQAGARSVNIGIEKPVKKKNGDVVSTHGAQVLLTSPKDDKVHWMAMQKATSDDYTKALPKILKGQNP; from the coding sequence ATGCGTAGAACGACCCTGCTCGCGTCCGCCCTCACGGCGGCCGCGGCCCTCAGCCTGACCGCCTGCGGCGGGGACGACAGCAAGCCCGCCGCCGTGGTGTCCGGCGGTACCTCCGCCAAGTCGATCATCACGCTCGACAGCCCGATGGCGAAGCCGGACCTGGTACTGACCGACACCCACGGCGCCAAGTACGACCTGCTGGAGAAGACCAAGGGCCATCCGACCCTGATCTACTTCGGCTACACCAACTGCCCGGACGTCTGCCCGCTGACGATGGCCAACATCGCGGTCGCGGTGAAGCAGCTGCCCAAGGCCGAGCAGAAGGATCTGCGGGTCGTCTTCGTCACCTCCGACCCGGAGCGCGACACCTCCGCCGCCCTCAAGAAGTGGCTCGGCGGCATCAACAAGGACTTCACCGGGCTGACCGGCAAGTTCGACACCATCCAGGCCGGTGCGCGCAGCGTGAACATCGGCATCGAGAAGCCGGTCAAGAAGAAGAACGGCGATGTCGTCTCCACCCATGGCGCGCAGGTGCTGCTGACCTCCCCCAAGGACGACAAGGTCCACTGGATGGCCATGCAGAAGGCGACCTCCGACGACTACACCAAGGCACTTCCGAAGATCCTCAAGGGGCAGAACCCGTGA
- a CDS encoding rhomboid-like protein — MARTRDWVRSSPGTHIWLLVIGVTSLVIASASEGMGQFLVHRTSSNIHQLNEHPLPSLLISGFWIERPSSFLLYVVLFELLHANVERWTGTVRWLLTVGGAHIAATLASQELVLLAIEGHQLPRSMTHVVDIGVSYGLAAAAGVLTYRLRPPWRHVYLAAVLIFFGIPLLTGATFTDFGHAIALTMGFAAWPLTPAATEGLLPEEEHGRDRAGPAEEPPPGRDPDSRQER, encoded by the coding sequence CTGGCCCGGACGAGGGACTGGGTACGCAGCAGCCCGGGCACCCACATCTGGCTGCTGGTCATCGGTGTCACCAGCCTGGTCATCGCCTCCGCCTCCGAGGGGATGGGGCAGTTCCTGGTCCACCGCACCAGCAGCAACATCCACCAGCTGAACGAGCATCCGCTGCCGTCGCTGCTGATCAGCGGCTTCTGGATCGAACGCCCCTCGTCCTTCCTGCTCTACGTGGTGCTGTTCGAGCTGCTGCACGCCAACGTGGAGCGCTGGACGGGGACCGTGCGCTGGCTGCTGACCGTCGGCGGCGCGCATATCGCCGCCACCCTCGCCAGCCAGGAGCTCGTGCTGCTGGCCATCGAGGGCCACCAACTGCCCCGGTCGATGACCCATGTCGTGGACATCGGGGTCTCGTACGGGCTGGCGGCGGCCGCCGGGGTGCTGACGTACCGGCTGCGGCCGCCCTGGCGCCATGTCTATCTCGCCGCGGTGCTGATCTTCTTCGGGATTCCGCTGCTGACCGGTGCGACCTTCACCGACTTCGGCCATGCCATCGCGCTGACCATGGGCTTTGCGGCCTGGCCGCTGACCCCGGCGGCCACCGAGGGGCTGTTGCCGGAGGAGGAGCACGGCCGCGATCGTGCCGGCCCGGCCGAGGAGCCACCGCCGGGCCGGGATCCGGACAGCCGTCAGGAGAGGTAG